From a single Miscanthus floridulus cultivar M001 chromosome 8, ASM1932011v1, whole genome shotgun sequence genomic region:
- the LOC136469325 gene encoding BTB/POZ and MATH domain-containing protein 1-like — MPITASSIGGSRGEPLRSASAIVGSTESGQHLLKIDGYSGTKDAVPTGRDIRSRSFRVGGHSWHIRYYPNGSNSTCSDYISIFLKLDNNVVDDPLGVRARFTFSLLDHGTEKPVPYYTFVAEHTFRDEDWGFQSFIRRYELERSEHLLKDDRFTIRCDLTVVTGKEIQTMDLDVDATTGAIIPQPPPAVVDHAVVVPPSDLHRHLGRLLATGECADVTFQVDTRTFAAHRCVLMARSPVFHAELSLSSSLKTTTNNNNGAAVTVVQIDDMEAQDFEAFLHYMYTDSLPPETAAAMLPDLVAAANRYQMERLRLVCEDRLSKLVDVTTVAVILAFAVEHHCLGLKEACLRFLEDPANLREFVKTDGLEHLSTSCPSVLKDMITKLTADQEPCSYRSDDDSLYGISSN, encoded by the coding sequence ATGCCGATCACGGCGTCCAGCATCGGTGGCAGCAGGGGCGAGCCGTTGCGGTCCGCGTCAGCCATCGTCGGCAGCACCGAGAGCGGGCAGCACCTGCTGAAGATCGACGGCTACTCCGGCACCAAGGATGCTGTCCCGACCGGCCGCGACATCAGGTCCCGATCGTTCCGCGTCGGCGGCCACAGCTGGCACATCCGCTACTACCCCAACGGCTCCAACTCGACTTGCTCCGACTACATATCCATCTTCCTCAAGCTCGACAACAATGTCGTCGATGATCCCCTAGGCGTGAGAGCACGGTTCACGTTTAGCTTGCTCGACCATGGGACGGAGAAGCCAGTGCCGTACTACACCTTCGTCGCCGAGCACACCTTCCGTGACGAGGACTGGGGATTCCAGAGTTTCATCAGGAGATACGAACTGGAGAGATCTGAGCATCTCCTCAAGGACGACCGCTTCACGATCAGGTGTGATTTGACGGTCGTCACCGGCAAGGAGATTCAGACGATGGACCTGGACGTCGACGCCACCACCGGAGCAATAATCCCACAGCCGCCACCTGCTGTAGTGGATCATGCAGTGGTGGTGCCACCGTCAGACCTCCACCGTCACCTAGGCCGCCTCCTCGCGACCGGGGAGTGTGCGGACGTGACGTTCCAGGTGGACACCAGGACGTTCGCGGCGCACAGGTGTGTGCTCATGGCCCGATCACCGGTGTTCCACGCCGAGCTCTCCCTCTCCAGCAGCCTGAAGACGACGACCAACAACAACAACGGCGCAGCAGTCACTGTAGTACAGATCGATGACATGGAGGCGCAGGACTTCGAGGCGTTTCTCCACTACATGTACACCGACTCGTTGCCGCCAGAGACGGCGGCGGCGATGCTCCCGGACCTGGTCGCGGCGGCGAATAGGTATCAAATGGAAAGGCTGAGGCTGGTTTGTGAAGACAGGCTATCCAAGCTTGTGGATGTGACAACAGTGGCGGTCATCCTGGCGTTCGCCGTGGAGCACCATTGCCTTGGGCTTAAGGAGGCCTGCCTGAGATTCCTCGAGGATCCAGCAAATCTCAGAGAGTTCGTCAAGACCGACGGCCTCGAGCATCTGAGCACAAGCTGCCCGTCTGTTTTGAAGGACATGATTACCAAGCTTACTGCAGACCAGGAGCCGTGTTCCTATCGTAGCGACGACGACTCTCTCTATGGCATCTCATCCAATTAA